The stretch of DNA CGAATACCTTAAGGAACGACTGATAGTTCGATCCCTCGTGCATTTCGCTGTCAACATCGGCGGTTGATTGTGTATCACTCATAGCGGATCCTCGGATCGAGATAGGTGTATAGGATGTCTACGATGAAGTTGACCGTCGTGAACAGGAACGCCGTAACTAGCAGGACGCCCTGTAAGATCAGGAAGTCTCGATTTAGAACACCGTTCAGGGCGAGACGTCCGAATCCAGGAAGCGCGAAGATCTCCTCGATGACGATTGAGCCGCCGAGCAAGTAGCCCAAGTTGATCCCGATGATCGTCACCGTGGGGATGAGCGCGTTCATGATGGAATGTTTGTTGTGGATTAGTGCGGGGACGAGTCCCTTGGCAGTTGCGACCTCGACGTACTGTTGGTCCATCACCTCGAGCAAACTCGAGCGCATATACCGCATTACGATCGCCGCCTGAGCCGTCCCGAGCGCGATCCAGGGAAGGATCAGATATCGAATTCCCTCGATAGGGTACGCTAAGGGAGAAACAAAACCGGAGGCCGGCAGTACCCGAAGATACTCCGCGAACACCAAAATTAGGAGAATTCCGAGGAAGAAATTCGGGATTGCGATCCCCGAATACGCGACGACGGTCGCCCCGGAATCGAACTTCGTGTTTCGGCGGGTGGCGGAGATGATGCCGGCCGGAATGCCGATGAGGATGGACACTAAGAGAGCGCCACCAGCCAGCCAGAGAGTCACTGGAAGCGTCTGGACGATGAGATCGCTAACGGGTTGTCCATACATTATCGACGTCCCGAGGTCCCCGGTCAAAACGTCCCCCAGCCAGTTGAAGTATCGGACATACAACGGCTGGTCGAGACCGAGATCCTCGCGGACCATCTGAACCTGTTCTTCCGTGGCTTCCGTCCCGAGCATCGTCCGGACGGGGTCACCACCAGCCACATTGATCAGCAGAAATGCGATCAGCGTTACGCCGAACAGGACAGGGACGTACTGGGCAATTCTCTTGACGATGTAGCGTTTCATTTTCCAAAATGTCAGTTATTTAGAGAGGTGTCGTGGAAACTCGTGAGGTTCGCGATTTCCAATTCGTACCCTTCGACCTCCGTGCGGTATGCGACGGATTCGTTGTCGAAGTAGAGGTACGTCATCGGGACCTCCTCTTGAACGATCTCCTCAATTTCACCGTAAATATCCGCTCTGGCATCCAGATCCGTCTCTGAACGCCCCTCTTCGAGGAGTTCGTCGACCCGGTCGTTTTCGAAACCCCAGTGGTTCCACGGCCCTTCAGAATGGTACTGTCTGTAGTACCATCCGTCTGGATCCACGCGACCGCTCCACGATCCGATCGCCATTTCGTAGTCATTGTTGACCCAGACCTCGTCGAGCCAGGTCGAGAAGTCGAGTTCGACGACCTCGACATCGAACCCGAGGTCGGAGAGGTGTCCCTGGATCAGTGTCGCAGCGTCCGCACCGGGCCCCGGAGTTCGCGAAACTTTGATCGAAGTTTCGACATCATTCGGATCGACTCCCGCCTCATCGAGTAACTTGTGAGCGTGGTCCAGATCCTGAGTCGGAGCGGGACCGGGATCGATCCTATTCACCCATTCACTCGCGGGCGGGATTGGATGATGAACCGGTTCGCCGTGTCCGAAGAGGACGCCTCGAACGATGTCGTCTCTGCTGATCGCATGGCTTACGGCGCGTCGGACACGCGCGTCGTCGAATGGCGCCTCGTTGCCGTTGAACCAATAGCCCTGATTGAAAAGGCCAGTCTCCGTCGCTACCTCCGTTTCGCTGTTTTCGGAGAGGCCTTCGATATCCTGGTACGGAACGCTCTCCAAGACATGCGTGTCGCCCACCTCAAGTGCCGTCAGTCGGGCTGCCGGCTCGGGGACGATACCGAATTCCACGTCTTCCAGGTTTGGCACGCCGTCGACATGGTAGTCGTCGAATGCTTCAATCTCGACACCCTGATTGATCGTCCAGTCCACGAACGAGAACGGTCCCGTTCCGACCGGGTGCTCCTGCAGGTCCACCTCTTCCGCTGCTCCTTCGGGAATGATTTCTACGGACTCCGCGAAGGCGGTCAACATCGGTGCGAACGGCTCGTCGAGTTCGAATCGAACTGTGTACTCGTCGACAGCCTCGACGTTCTCGACTCGGGTAAAGTTCGCCGCACGTGGCGAGCCAACGTCCGGATCCATCACGCGCTCGAACGTGTACACCACGTCGGTAGCCGTCATTTCGCCACCGATCGGCTCGTGGAACTGAACGTCCTCCTTGATCGAGATCGTGTATTCGGTCTCGTCATCGCTGATCTCGTAGTCTGTGGCGAGCAGCGGTTCCGGCTCGAGGTCGGCGTTGAGCCGAAAGAGGCCCTCGACGATGTTTTCTAGCACGCGCTGGGCCCTGTTGATGGTGGTCAGATGCGGATCGAAGTTCTCGGGGTCGTCAGGGAACGTAACGAAAAGGGCCTGTCCATCCCCGCTCCCACCAATACCCTTCCGGGGTTCCGCGTCACCCTCGCTACACCCTGCAAGTGCCGCTCCGAGAGCAATCCCAGAGATAGCGCGCAAAGTGCTACGCCTATCGAGGCCGATGTCATTGCTATCGCTTTGCATACTTCGGATACTGAACTGGATTGGATCATTATAAAACTATCGAGGACGAGGGATCAAAACCGGCTATCTTCTAAACGAAATTGCAACCAACACCTTATTTGTAGAGGAGATATTCGGAATTAGACTCGAAGAATCGGTTTCCTTCGTCGTTCCATGCCTCTACGATGCGATCGATTGCGACGCGAAGGTTGGCGCCGTTTCTGACATCCTGCGTGGCGATCCGTAACTCGGGTCCGCCAGTAAGATCGTCGATCAGGTATCCGCCGTTGATTTGAACCCAGGCACACTCGGCGTATTCGTAAAATGCGGTGAGAATCATAGTGACGCCAACTCTGATCGGATCGAACACTTCGCGATCGAGAACGTGAACTTGCACACCCTCCACATCCGATCGCTCGTGCTTCGAAAACAGAGGGGTGAAATGTGCGGATCGAAACTTCACACCAGGCGGATTCATGTCGTTTAGCATCGCTGCGAAGGTCGTTGCACCGATCCAGGGTGCACCGACTAATTCGAAGGGGTTTGTTGTTCCGCGCCCTTCTGAGAGGGTCGTCGCCTCGAAGAGACACGTTCCGGGATAAACCAGCGCGGTCATCAAAGACGGCATGTTCGGAGACGGCGGGACCCAGGTCAACTCGAGGTCGTCGAACCACCGTTCGCGGGACCAACCTTCCATCTCGATTACTGTGAGATCCGCATCCAACTCCATCTCACTCGCGAAGTAGCGTCCGAGTTCGCCGACTGTCATACCGTGGAGTATCGGGAGGGGACTTCCGGTCGGTTGCTGAGTGAGCGTGCCTGCAGGACCGAGCGGGGCGATGGGATTGGGTCGATCGAGCACAGTAACAGGGGTATCAGCCTTCGCCGCCTCAGTGAGGACGTGCCCGAGTGTTCGCGCAAACGTCGAGAAACAGGTACCGACCTCCTGTATGTCGTAAATTAATCGATCGAGTTGCGCTATCTGCTCGACTGTCGTTCCGTTCGGCCCTCCATTTCGGCCGTTTCCTTGTGATGTGAGATCGTACACCGGAAATCCCGTTTTCTCGTCGATGTGCTCGGTTATCGCATCCTGTGAGTGTTCGTTGCCACGGATACCGTGAGTCGGTCCGAACAGCGCTTCGAGTTGGACGACGTCGCTCTCGTTCAGCAAGTCAATAGTCGATTCAAGATCAGCCGTAACTCCGGACGGATTGGTGACGAGCCCGACTGTTGGCTCCTCCCGACCACGATCCGCATCGAGAAACACTTCGACCCCTAAGGTAACCATTCTACTAAATTAGTCTATGAGCATTGCAAATAAACGCTTCTACTATTACAATTCTACGCCCCGAAGCCACTCGACATGCTCATCGGTCATCAGCGAATGATTGTACACGTGGACGGCAGCCGGGTTTTCGTCGAGCACTGAATCGATTGCACTCATCCACCTCGATTGATCGTTCCAGAGGGCAGGGTCCACCGTGATTCCCGCTTCGGTTCGTATCCCCGTCCGCTCACGGATCCGCCGAACTCGCCCGTCCGTAACCGCTGAATCATCCGAATAATACAGCGCCGTAACCGAGTCTAAGTGGGGTGCGATTCGCTCGAGGTGAACCCCGGCCCATCGTCCGTCGTCAACCCCTCTGCCCAACCCGTCCGCAACGTAGTAGTTCAGTGGAACTCGGCCGCTGCTCGCCGCGAGGTCTGAAACGAGTTCAGTGACAGTATCTTGCCTGAACGCGAACAAATCATTCAGACAGTGATGTTCGTCTATTAGATCCACGAGAGAAGTATCGGAAGGGCCGGTCACGCTATTCAACGACCGTGAAAGGAGGTCCCGAACCAGCTCTGCTGTCGGCTCGAGATCGAAGTCGGCTCGTTCTTGACACGCATCACAGAAACACTGTGAGAGCAATACCTGACTCAGATCGTCACTCGCAGCGAAGTTCTTCAGGTGACCGAACGACTCGCCGTGAGGATGAAACGCTGTTGGATACCCTATCGATTCGAGGTCGATCCGACTCACACCGTAGTCGGCGAGCATCCGGACGATCTCTGCTAGATACGCCCGGACAGCCGGATGGCTGGGGCAGAGGCCGTGCTCATGTACCGTTCCGAAGGGGCCGACGGGTCGGTACTCGGGGTTTTCATTCGCCAATCGAGAGCTGTGCAAGCACACGGTCCAAGCGGACACGTCCAAGTCGACAGCGGTTGCGACGGCAATTACCTCACGAAGCGGGTCGGATAGTCCGGCCACCTCACATACCGGAGGGTCGATGCTGGAGTCGAAGAAATCGTCTTTCTTCGGTCGGAAGAAGCACCCTCCGGGCGTATCCGTAAAAGGATTTGATCCCGATCGTGGGTTGAGCGTCCTGATCGAGTGATACTGGGCGGCGACGTTGATACGGTCGACGCCGGTGTCTACTAGCTCCTGGCAGGTTCTTTCTAACCCTTTTTCCTGAAGTGCCCACGGGTACGCCCAGACACACTTCATTTGAAACCCCCATTGTTACGCGATCGCGTCCTCCCCGTACTCTCTCCTCCGTTCATGCGTCAAGACGATACTCTTCGACCTTGGACTCATCGACCGTGATCCCCAAGCCGGGGCCAGTGGGAACCGGGTACGCCCCGTTTTGAACCTCGAAGGGATCCACAAGTACGTAATCCTCCCATCCGTAATACACGGAATCAGGTGCCATATCGATAGCAGCGGTGGAACCAACGAGATGAAGCATCGCAGCGGTCTTGATTCCGAGGTCGAACCCACAGTGATGCGAGACCGACACGCCCGCTGCTTCAGCTTCTGCGGCTTGCCCTCGTGCCGCTGAGAGACCGCCAGCAGGAACAAGATCGATGACGGCAGCGTCGATGGCATCCGCCTTTAACAGTTGTCGAAGGTTGCCGTTGAAGTACGTGTCTTCGTTTACGCCAATCGGCGTACGCGTCCGGGAACGGAGCGACGCGTAACTTCCGAAAGTTTCCGTTCGGATCGGTTGTTCGATGTACTCTAGGAGAATTCCGCGGTTTTCTAGTCTGGTAAGCGCACGGACGGCCTCGGTCATCGTCCACCCCTGATTCGGATCGAGACGAAAATCGAGTTCGCCGTCAACGGCGTCGTGCATCGCCGCCAACCGCTCAACATCCACGTTCCAGTCCGGCCCCGCTTTCGTTTTCAAGGAAGTGAACCCTGCGTCAGCAGCTTGCTGGGCGTGAACTGCAGATTTCTCGGGAGAAAGGATCCCCAGACAAAACGCAACGTCGACCTCGTCAGTTACCCTCCCGCCGAGTAGCTCCGATATCGGCGCGTCGTTTTTCTTCCCGAGAGCATCCCATACAGCGGTATCAACCGCGCCCAAAAAGGGGTCAATTCGAACGTAGGGATAATAGAACTCCTCGAGGACCGCGTGCGCATTCTCGATCGACTCCCCGATTAGTTTCGGCGCAATAACGTCCTCGAGTACCGTTTTCGTGACGCTGGCCGATTTGAGCGCGACCAACATCTCACCCCAACCGAGGATTCTCTCGTCCGTTTCCAGACGAACGAGAACCCGATCCACAGATTCGACCTGGTCGTGGTTGCTGACGTACGGTGCCAATCCGAGTTCCGCTTCAAGGGGGGCGACACCCATTCGTACCGGGATCGCCTCTAGGTCCGTGATGGTCATACTGCCAATGCTCGTGGCATTCTATATCAATCCTTTTGTCGGACCAGATACACAACGTCGGAAAGCCACTCCAGACTCTGTTCGATAGAGTTGAAACGCAGCTCAGGAATGAGCGATTCGAAGATCAATGATATTCGCGGTACTTTTCACCTGTTGAGAGGCTGTATCTATCTGGTCGATACTACCGCTAGCACCAGCGATTCCGATGGCGGCGACGGCTTTCCCGCTCTCGTTTTTGACTGCTGTTCCAATGCTCGTGACACCGGGTAAACGGCCACCGACATCGATCGCGAGACCGCGTTCGCGAACCTCAGCGAGAACCGTGTGCAACTCACCCGGATCGGAAATAGTGGAATCAGTGCGTTCAGGAAGACCAAAACGATCGATGATCTCGTCAATCTCCTCGTCAGAAAGATACGCCATATACGCCTGGCCAACGCCGGAAGTATGGAGTGGAATCCGCTTTCCTGGACGGAGGTCGACCGGTACCGCCCCATCGTCGGACGAAACGTAAAGCATGACTCCCACGCCATTCTCTTCAGTAAGAAGAAATGCCGTCTGACCGGTCTCCGAAGCGAGCTGGTCCAGTTCGTCCTGTGCTGGCAAGTACGCTTCACGGGTTCGACGCGCGTAATCTCCAATATCCAGGAATCGCAGTCCGACGTGATACTGATGCCCCTGCTTGATGACGTAACCACGTTTCTGAAGCGTCGAAATATGATTGTGGACCGTACTGGCTGGTAACCCGACGGCATCGGCGATTTCAGTGAGTCGCGCCCCGTTGAGTTGCCGCAACGTTTCGATAATGTCCAGGGATCGGGCCGTCGTTTTGACGGTATTTCCTTCGTTCTGGGGCATGTTTTTCGTTATCAACACTCTATACTAGTTCGTAATAACTGTTTCCCTAGAATGACCCTTCGACGAACGTACTTTTCAGCATGTCTGAAATCGCATCCAGAAGATTACATCGGTACGTCTGTAATTTCTCAACGGAGAAATACGATGGATTGGATTTCAGGTAGCTCGTTCGAAGGTTCCAAATGTACCTGATAGCGGTTGAAACACCTGTTTAGTCGTCCGAACGGTCTTAGATAGCTTGCTTGGAGACTCGACAGAATTACCACTCTTTTGAAATATCCCGAGCCAAGGAACACCTTGCCACCACGTCTGATTTCGCTTGTCCGATCTAACCGGAGATATTATTCTAAGGGAAAGGTACTCTCGTAACGTCGGATGAAAAATAGAAACTGATGCTGCACCGGCTAGTATTGAACCCTTTTCGCAGACAATTGTCGACGAGCGGCCGGAGTTCCGCTTCGGCGTTCAATCTCAGAGTAGATACCATACGTGGGAATGACTCAGAGGGGCAAAAATAGCACGGTCCGTTGAAGCGACGTGCCGTCGGATCGATGCGCGCGAACGTCTCGCGGCATTCGTGCCCACGACGATACGAATCGCGATGTGCTTGGGATCCGTACCCACGATGCGTTCGCTGTTACGAAACGGTGTCGTTCACAACGGCTGATAGGAACGTGGTAGGGAATCGCATATACCGACAGTTGTTTACAGACGTACGAGTGTATACTTCGAGTCTAACGATTGCATCGGATACATCTCCGTCGGTCGGAGAGTCGTTTCGTCTCAGCGAACGGCGGTCTTTCTTCGCCCCTTATCGACGGGAAAATATAGCGAATCCATTATATACCCGGTGTCCGTAGCGGATGCGTATGAAAGGAGACGAAAGCGATGGACGATCGATTAAATCGGACGAAACCCTGTTCGCTATCGTCGAATCACTTCGGGAGAGCGAGGGCGCCGGAGTGACGGAACTGGCGGACAGGCTCGACCTGGCCAAGAGTACGGTGCACAAACACCTCGTGGGCCTCGAGCGACACGGGTACGTCGTCAACGAGGACGGTCGTTACCGCCTCGGACTGCAGTTTTTCAACGTCGGCGTCTCCGTTCGGAACCAGTTCGAGGTCTACCACGCGGCCAAAGAGCGGATCGATCAGTTGGCCTTCGACGTCGACGAGACGGTGTGGCTCATCGTTCCCGAGAACGGCATGGGAATGTTCCTCTACGGGGTCCCGCGGAGCGAGTCGTTCTCGTTCGATTCGACGATCGGGAACTGGGTTCCGCTCCACGCCAACTCGGCGGGCAAAGCGATCCTGGCACACCTGCCGGAACGCGAGGTTCTGGAGACCATCGATCGACACGGGCTGCCTACCAGGACCGAGAACACGATAACCGACCGGGACGCGCTGTTCGAGGAACTCGAGCGCGTCCGCGAGCGCGGGTACGCGGTAAACTATCAGGAAGACCTGCGCGGGCTGCACGCCCTGGCAACGCCGGTGATCCGCGACGGGCGGCCGATCGCGGCGGTCGCGATCGCCGGCGCCGCGAACCGGCTCACGGAGGAACGCATCGAAGGGGAACTCTCCGAACCGCTGCTCGAGGCGGTCGACGACATCGAACTCCGCCTGGTGTACGGGTAGCCCGCGGCTCGAACGCGAATCGCCGTTGGATCAGGGGAGCAGTTCGGGGCGAACCGCCAGGAACAGCGCGGCGGCGAAGAGGTACGTCGAGCCGATGAACAGCGGGACGGCGCGGTCGGCCGCGAGCCCGACGACGACGCAGGCGATCACGGCGCCGAGGGGGAAGACGCCCGCGAGGGCCGCTCGAGGAGGGAGCACACCCACGACGCTCGAGCAGGCGAGCAGTGCGACCGCGGCGACGACGAAGACCCAGGCGACGGGGCGGGCGGCGTCCGGACCGACGACGACGGGGATCGTCCGCTTCGGAACGCGCCGGTCGTGGTCGTAGTCGAGCAGGTCGAGCAGGACGTTGATCCCCGCGAGCAACACCAGGAAGACGGCCGCAATCGCGACGATCGACGCCGATACCGAACCGGTCTGGGTCGCGTAGCCGCCAGCCGTAGCGAGGGCGATTCCGATCGGGTAGTCGAGGGTCCCGGTGGCGGGGGCGGCGTCGAGGTGAGGCGCGTGCAGCAGGCCGAGGGCGACGAGCGGCGCGGTGAGCGCGGCTGGGTCGGGACCGACGGCCGCCCAGAGGAACGCGACGCAGCAGGCGAAGGCGGCGCTCGCGGCGACGATCGCGACTCGGATCTCGGTCGGCGCGAGAGGATTGTCGGCGTCCTCTCCCCTGACGTAGTAATCGACGTAGCCGTCCTTGAGGTGAGCGACGTAGACGGCCAGCCCGATCGCGAGTGCGTGGACGGCCGCCGTCGGGACCGCCGCGTCGCCGGCGAGGGACGCGCCGAACAGCGACATCGCGACCCCCGGCAGGAGGAACACCGGCTGGACGTGCGCGACGAGCCCTCGAGTCGTCCGGCGAAGCCGCGTTCGACGCGAGCGTTCGTGCACGCTTACCCGTGAGCTGCCGAGGGTCATAATTGGTCCCGTTCGGCGGCACCTCGAGGGAATGTTCGACACGGGGAATCGCTGTCCAGTACCGTCCGTCAAACCGTAGCTTATCATAATAATTAATACCCTCGGTAGCCCGTCTCACACATACGCGACCAGACCGATGAAGTACATCAATATGTTCGAGCGAACCGTCCGGTGTCACTCGGCGAAGACGGCGCTCGTGACCGACGACGGGCGGTCGATGACGTACGGCGAACTAGACGAGCGAACGACCCGACTTGCGAACGCGCTGAACGAACGCGTCCCGGATCGACGCATCGCAACGCTCGCCCTCACAGGACCGCTCGCAATCGAGACGATGTTCGCGAGCCAGAAGCGAGGGATCGCGAACGTGCAGCTTCCGTTCCGCGACAGCCCCGGCGCCCTCGCGTCGATGCTCGAGCCGACGGGGGCGGCGATTCTGCTGTTCGACGACGCGAACGCCGAGAAGGCCCTCGAGGTGCTCGACCGCACGGCGATCCAGACGGGGATCCACGCGGGCGAGAAGGCGATCGATCGCGCGAGCGTCGAGGACTACGAGGACGTGATCGCGAACGCGTCGACGGACCCAGTCAAGCCCGATTCAGCGTATGAACACGGCATCTTCTACACGAGTGGAACCACGAGCACGCCGAAGGGGGTGCTGTTCGACCAGGAGCAGATGTGGTACGGTGCGATGCAGGTCGTCATGGAGATGTCCATCGTAGAGACGGACACCGCGCTCGTCACGACGCCCTGGTACCACATGGTGACGACCGACGCGTGGATCCTCCCGCACGTTATGGCCGGTGCGACGATGGTCGTACAGTCCGACTTCGAACCGGACGAGGCGCTTCGCCTCATCCGGGACTACGACGTGACGGGGATGCTCGCCGTCCCGACGCAGCTCCACGTGCTGGCCGACACGCAGGCGGCCGAGGGGTACGACGTCGACACCCTCTCGTACATCCGGACGGGCGGCTCGATCGTGACCGAGCGGCTCGTGGAGAAGGCCTCAGAGCACCTGACCGAGGGCGTGTACAACACCTACGGGCTGACCGAGGGCGGCCCGAACCTCACCTTCGCCCACCCGTCGCTGCAGGACGACCACACCGGGACGATCGGAAAGGAGTCGTTCACGTGGGAGCTTCGGGTCGTCGAGGCTGCAGATCCGGACGAGGATCCCGACCCGACGACGACCGTCGAGCCGGGCGAGATCGGCGAGATCATCGCCCGCGGGCCGGGCATGAGCGACGGCTACCTGGACCATCCCGAGGAGAACGAGCGAACGTACGTCGATGGTTGGCTCCGGACGGGCGACTGCGCGGAACTCGACGAGGACGGCTACCTCTACATCGTCGGCCGCGTCGACAACATGATCGTCAGCGGCGGAGAGAACGTCTACCCCGAGGAGGTCGAGGACGTCCTCGAGTCCCACGAAGCGATCGAGAAGGCTGTCGTTGTCGGCCTCGAGGACGAACAATGGGGTCACCGCGTCGCGTGCGTCGTCCACGCGAACGGGTCCGACGACATCGACATCGAGGCTCTCGACCGATTCTGTGAGGACAACGACGAATTGGCCAACTTCAAGCGACCGCGCGAGTACGCGGTAACGGACGAACCGCTCCCGCGAACTGACACGGGAACGATCGAGCGGGCGACGGTCTACGAGAATTTCTTCGACGCGTAAGCGATCGATAAAACCCCGGCCACAGCCCGTCCCTCGTTATATGCTGTCCCAGTAGACGAGGGCGCTACCGTCGGAAAAACCACTGTCCGACGTCTACGCCGTCACCCTGTAGGACGGCGGATCGACCCGCTACCGAGATGGAACGCACCGTCCGCCGTCTCGAGACCGTATCTGTGGGAAAACGTTTTCACACGCTGATTCGACTACCACTGTATGGTCGTGACGAGCCTATTCGATCCTAGCGGAATCGCCGTCGTAGGGGCCTCAGCAACGCCCGGAAAGATCGGTTACGAAGCGATGCGCAACGCCGTCGAGTTCGACGGACCGGTGTACCCGGTCAACCCGTCGGCGGAGGGGACCGTGTTCGACCGGGAGTTCGTATCTTCCGTGACCGATATCGAGGACGACGTCGTAGACCTCGCACTGCTGTGCGTGCCGGCGACGGTCGTCCCGGACGTCGTCGAGGAGTGCGGCGAGGCGGGGATCGGCGGCGCCGTCATCTTCGCCGGCGGCTTCGCCGAGGCGGGCGCGGAGGGCGAGCGGTTGCAGCGGCGACTGATCGAAGCCGCGACCGACGGCGACGTCCACCTGCTCGGGCCGAACACGAGCGGTTTCCTGCTTCCCTCGGAGAACCTGTACGCGACGTTCGCGACCGACGTCGAGACAATCCCCGCGGGGAACGTTGCAATCGTCGCCCAGAGCGGCGGCCTCGCCTACGCCCTCGCCTTCCGCGCGGAGAACGAGGGGCTCGGCGTCTCCGCGATGGTCGGCCTCGGCAACCGCGCCAACGTCGGCTTCCAGGAGGCGATCGAGCACTTCGACGCGGACGACCGAACGGACGCCATCCTGCTGCACGTCGAGGGGACCGACGACGCGCGCGGCCTCCTCGAGACCTGTCGCGCGGTCGAAACACCGGTTGTCGCCTACAACGTCGGCGAGCAGGACGTCGGCGACTTCGCCGAATCCCACACGGGCGCGCTGACCGGGCGATACGAGCTGTACGAAGCCGGCTTCGCCCAGTACGGCGTCCCGACGATCCGCTCGAGCCAGGAACTGCTCGACGCGGGGAAAGCCTTCTCCACCTGCCCGCTCCCCGACGGCCCGAACGTCGGCGTCGTCACCGCGCAAGCGGGACCGGGGATCGCTATCACCGACCGCCTGAAAGCCGCCGGAGCGGAGTTCCCGGCGCTCACCGACGAGACGCAGGAGGCCGTCGAGGAGATCCTCCCCGGGATGACCTACTCTGCGAACCCCGTCGACACCGGGCGGCCGATGCCCGAGTTCGGCGACGTCGTCGCGGCCGTCGCGCGCGACAAGAACGTGGATATCGTCCTGGTCTACGAACTGTACGAGCGAGCGCTGGGATACCCGACCGAGACCCTCGAGGAGCTCGTGGACGAGGTCGACAAGCCGATCGTCTTCGCAACCGGCGGCCCCGAAGCCGTGCTGGCCGACGAACTCGCCGGGCTCGAGTCGCTCGAGATCCCGACCTTCCGGACGCCCGAGCGGGGTGCCGATGCCGCCGCAGCCCTCGTGCAGCACGCGCTGCGAAACGCCGATCCGGACGCGACCGCCGCGGTCGAGGGGGTGAGTCGATGACCGATTCCGACGCGGCCGAGACGACTGATGCGATCGAATCGGCGCTCGCGGAGGACCGGTCCGCGCTGACCGAGTCCGAGGCGAAGGGGCTGGTGGCCGACCGCGGCCTCTCGGTTCCCGACGGCGAGACCGTCGACTCGCCGGACGAGGCGGTCGAGACTGCCGAGCGAATCGGCCACCCGGTCGTCGCGAAGGTCGCCTCGCCGGC from Natronorubrum halophilum encodes:
- a CDS encoding exo-beta-N-acetylmuramidase NamZ family protein; its protein translation is MVTLGVEVFLDADRGREEPTVGLVTNPSGVTADLESTIDLLNESDVVQLEALFGPTHGIRGNEHSQDAITEHIDEKTGFPVYDLTSQGNGRNGGPNGTTVEQIAQLDRLIYDIQEVGTCFSTFARTLGHVLTEAAKADTPVTVLDRPNPIAPLGPAGTLTQQPTGSPLPILHGMTVGELGRYFASEMELDADLTVIEMEGWSRERWFDDLELTWVPPSPNMPSLMTALVYPGTCLFEATTLSEGRGTTNPFELVGAPWIGATTFAAMLNDMNPPGVKFRSAHFTPLFSKHERSDVEGVQVHVLDREVFDPIRVGVTMILTAFYEYAECAWVQINGGYLIDDLTGGPELRIATQDVRNGANLRVAIDRIVEAWNDEGNRFFESNSEYLLYK
- a CDS encoding ABC transporter permease, yielding MKRYIVKRIAQYVPVLFGVTLIAFLLINVAGGDPVRTMLGTEATEEQVQMVREDLGLDQPLYVRYFNWLGDVLTGDLGTSIMYGQPVSDLIVQTLPVTLWLAGGALLVSILIGIPAGIISATRRNTKFDSGATVVAYSGIAIPNFFLGILLILVFAEYLRVLPASGFVSPLAYPIEGIRYLILPWIALGTAQAAIVMRYMRSSLLEVMDQQYVEVATAKGLVPALIHNKHSIMNALIPTVTIIGINLGYLLGGSIVIEEIFALPGFGRLALNGVLNRDFLILQGVLLVTAFLFTTVNFIVDILYTYLDPRIRYE
- a CDS encoding IclR family transcriptional regulator, which codes for MPQNEGNTVKTTARSLDIIETLRQLNGARLTEIADAVGLPASTVHNHISTLQKRGYVIKQGHQYHVGLRFLDIGDYARRTREAYLPAQDELDQLASETGQTAFLLTEENGVGVMLYVSSDDGAVPVDLRPGKRIPLHTSGVGQAYMAYLSDEEIDEIIDRFGLPERTDSTISDPGELHTVLAEVRERGLAIDVGGRLPGVTSIGTAVKNESGKAVAAIGIAGASGSIDQIDTASQQVKSTANIIDLRIAHS
- a CDS encoding mandelate racemase/muconate lactonizing enzyme family protein, which gives rise to MTITDLEAIPVRMGVAPLEAELGLAPYVSNHDQVESVDRVLVRLETDERILGWGEMLVALKSASVTKTVLEDVIAPKLIGESIENAHAVLEEFYYPYVRIDPFLGAVDTAVWDALGKKNDAPISELLGGRVTDEVDVAFCLGILSPEKSAVHAQQAADAGFTSLKTKAGPDWNVDVERLAAMHDAVDGELDFRLDPNQGWTMTEAVRALTRLENRGILLEYIEQPIRTETFGSYASLRSRTRTPIGVNEDTYFNGNLRQLLKADAIDAAVIDLVPAGGLSAARGQAAEAEAAGVSVSHHCGFDLGIKTAAMLHLVGSTAAIDMAPDSVYYGWEDYVLVDPFEVQNGAYPVPTGPGLGITVDESKVEEYRLDA
- a CDS encoding glycoside hydrolase family 10 protein, producing the protein MKCVWAYPWALQEKGLERTCQELVDTGVDRINVAAQYHSIRTLNPRSGSNPFTDTPGGCFFRPKKDDFFDSSIDPPVCEVAGLSDPLREVIAVATAVDLDVSAWTVCLHSSRLANENPEYRPVGPFGTVHEHGLCPSHPAVRAYLAEIVRMLADYGVSRIDLESIGYPTAFHPHGESFGHLKNFAASDDLSQVLLSQCFCDACQERADFDLEPTAELVRDLLSRSLNSVTGPSDTSLVDLIDEHHCLNDLFAFRQDTVTELVSDLAASSGRVPLNYYVADGLGRGVDDGRWAGVHLERIAPHLDSVTALYYSDDSAVTDGRVRRIRERTGIRTEAGITVDPALWNDQSRWMSAIDSVLDENPAAVHVYNHSLMTDEHVEWLRGVEL
- a CDS encoding ABC transporter substrate-binding protein, translated to MQSDSNDIGLDRRSTLRAISGIALGAALAGCSEGDAEPRKGIGGSGDGQALFVTFPDDPENFDPHLTTINRAQRVLENIVEGLFRLNADLEPEPLLATDYEISDDETEYTISIKEDVQFHEPIGGEMTATDVVYTFERVMDPDVGSPRAANFTRVENVEAVDEYTVRFELDEPFAPMLTAFAESVEIIPEGAAEEVDLQEHPVGTGPFSFVDWTINQGVEIEAFDDYHVDGVPNLEDVEFGIVPEPAARLTALEVGDTHVLESVPYQDIEGLSENSETEVATETGLFNQGYWFNGNEAPFDDARVRRAVSHAISRDDIVRGVLFGHGEPVHHPIPPASEWVNRIDPGPAPTQDLDHAHKLLDEAGVDPNDVETSIKVSRTPGPGADAATLIQGHLSDLGFDVEVVELDFSTWLDEVWVNNDYEMAIGSWSGRVDPDGWYYRQYHSEGPWNHWGFENDRVDELLEEGRSETDLDARADIYGEIEEIVQEEVPMTYLYFDNESVAYRTEVEGYELEIANLTSFHDTSLNN
- a CDS encoding IclR family transcriptional regulator; the encoded protein is MKGDESDGRSIKSDETLFAIVESLRESEGAGVTELADRLDLAKSTVHKHLVGLERHGYVVNEDGRYRLGLQFFNVGVSVRNQFEVYHAAKERIDQLAFDVDETVWLIVPENGMGMFLYGVPRSESFSFDSTIGNWVPLHANSAGKAILAHLPEREVLETIDRHGLPTRTENTITDRDALFEELERVRERGYAVNYQEDLRGLHALATPVIRDGRPIAAVAIAGAANRLTEERIEGELSEPLLEAVDDIELRLVYG